From the genome of Pseudomonas sp. TMP9, one region includes:
- a CDS encoding lipid A biosynthesis lauroyl acyltransferase, translating into MDRPVFRTYFLHPRFWLLWLGLGLLWLIAQLPYKALLLLGRGLGALMYSLARSRRQIAARNLGLCFPHMTAADRKALLKENFASTGITFFEMAIAWWWPAERLRRLGTVEGLEHLRQAEADGQGVILMALHFTTLEMGGGLLGLEQGVYGMYRPHKNPLFDYVQRCGREQRLLGVIGRDDVRGMLKLLRGGGIVWYAPDQDYGAQRSIFVPLFGVPAATVTATSKFARMGRAQVIPFTQQRLPDGQGYRLVIHPPLVNFPTENDEADCLRINQWIEQAVSVCPEQYLWAHRRFKTRPQGEAKLYKKKR; encoded by the coding sequence ATGGATCGTCCTGTTTTCCGCACTTATTTTCTGCACCCGCGTTTCTGGCTGTTGTGGCTTGGCTTAGGCCTGTTATGGCTGATCGCCCAGCTGCCTTATAAAGCGCTGCTACTGCTGGGTCGTGGTCTTGGCGCGTTGATGTACAGCCTGGCCCGCTCGCGGCGGCAGATCGCGGCGCGCAACTTAGGGCTGTGTTTCCCGCACATGACGGCGGCTGACCGAAAGGCGCTATTAAAAGAAAACTTCGCTTCGACCGGGATTACCTTCTTTGAGATGGCCATTGCTTGGTGGTGGCCCGCCGAGCGTCTGCGTCGGCTGGGCACCGTCGAGGGGCTGGAACATTTGCGCCAAGCCGAGGCTGACGGTCAGGGGGTGATCTTGATGGCGCTGCATTTCACCACCCTGGAAATGGGCGGCGGCCTTTTAGGGTTGGAGCAAGGCGTGTATGGCATGTACCGACCGCATAAGAACCCGCTATTCGATTATGTGCAGCGCTGCGGCCGCGAGCAGCGCCTGCTTGGCGTGATTGGCCGTGATGATGTGCGTGGCATGCTCAAGCTGCTGCGTGGCGGCGGCATCGTCTGGTACGCGCCGGATCAGGACTACGGCGCCCAGCGCAGTATCTTTGTGCCGTTGTTCGGCGTGCCCGCCGCCACGGTGACAGCGACCAGTAAGTTCGCGCGCATGGGCCGGGCGCAGGTAATACCCTTTACCCAGCAGCGTTTACCCGACGGCCAAGGCTATCGATTGGTGATCCATCCGCCGCTGGTGAATTTTCCCACTGAAAACGATGAAGCGGATTGCCTGCGGATTAATCAATGGATTGAGCAGGCCGTCAGCGTTTGTCCTGAGCAGTATCTGTGGGCGCATCGACGCTTCAAGACGCGGCCGCAAGGTGAGGCAAAGCTCTATAAAAAGAAGCGCTGA
- the minC gene encoding septum site-determining protein MinC — protein MSQADLLEQDPVFQLKGSMLAITVMELAHNDLARLDLQLSEKVAQAPAFFSNTPLVLALDKLPEGEGELDLAELMAVCRKHGLRTLAIRANREADIAAAETLDLPVLPPSGARERLIELAPPTPQKPAEPELKPSKIITSPVRGGQQVYAQGGDLIVLAPVSAGAELLADGNIHVYAPMRGRALAGIKGNLKARIFCQQMGAELLSIAGHYKVSEDLRREPLWGEAVQVSLSGDVLNITRL, from the coding sequence ATGAGCCAAGCTGATCTTCTCGAGCAAGACCCTGTATTCCAGCTAAAAGGCAGCATGCTGGCTATCACCGTGATGGAGCTGGCGCACAACGACCTCGCCCGCCTCGATTTGCAACTGAGCGAAAAAGTTGCGCAAGCCCCAGCTTTTTTCAGCAATACCCCGCTGGTGTTGGCCCTCGACAAATTGCCGGAGGGTGAAGGCGAGCTCGATCTAGCTGAGCTAATGGCCGTGTGTCGCAAGCATGGCCTGCGTACGTTAGCGATCCGTGCCAACCGCGAAGCTGACATTGCAGCGGCTGAAACACTGGACTTACCAGTACTGCCGCCCTCGGGCGCGCGCGAGCGGCTGATCGAACTCGCACCGCCGACACCACAAAAACCTGCTGAGCCGGAGCTCAAACCGAGCAAAATCATTACCAGTCCAGTACGCGGCGGCCAGCAAGTGTATGCCCAAGGCGGCGACCTCATTGTCTTGGCCCCGGTTAGCGCCGGTGCGGAACTTCTCGCCGATGGCAACATCCATGTGTACGCCCCGATGCGCGGTCGTGCGCTAGCGGGCATCAAGGGCAACCTAAAGGCGCGGATTTTCTGTCAACAAATGGGCGCCGAGTTGCTCTCCATCGCTGGCCACTACAAGGTCTCTGAGGACTTACGCCGTGAGCCACTATGGGGCGAAGCGGTGCAGGTCAGCTTGTCGGGTGACGTGTTGAACATCACCCGCCTTTAA